GGCCGTGCAAGCGTTGCAGGTCGGGATCGGGTTGGCCACGGAGGCCGCGCGTGAAGGGGTTGGTCTGATCGGGACCGGCGAGATGGGAATCGGCAACACGACGCCGAGCGCAGCGATCACAGCAGTCATGACTGGACAGCCGGTGACTGAGGTAACGGGTCGAGGAACCGGCATCGATGAAGCGGGTCACGCCCGCAAAGTTGGCGTCATTGAGCAGGCGCTCGACCGGCATCGTCCGAACCGGGCCGATGCCATCGATGTGCTCGCGAAGGTCGGCGGTCTGGAGATTGCCGGTTTGGCCGGGCTGATCCTGGGTGCGGCGGCAGGACGCGTCCCTGTGGTGTTGGATGGGTTCATTGCCGGCGCTGCGGCGTTGATCGCGGTAGGGTTGCAGCCGCTCTGCCGGGACTATCTGATCGCCTCGCACCGTTCGGTGGAACGTGGTCATCAGGCGATTCTGGAGCATCTGCGCTTGAAGCCGCTGCTCGATCTCGATCTGCGTTTAGGCGAAGGGACTGGAGCCTGCCTCGGGATGAGCCTTGTGCAGGCGTCGATCAAGATTCTCACCGAGATGGCGACGTTCGAAGAAGCGGGTGTCGCGCAACGTGAGGCGTGACAGGTGAAACGTGAAGCGTGAAATGCCAAGCGAGGGAACCGTAGACAGGGCACGTTCGCATCCGGCAGAATCCGGGCCCCGCATGCAGCATAAGAGTTGCGATGATTCTCGCGTTTCACATTTTACGCATGACGTTTTCCGCCCGTTCATCCTGGCTTGGCATTTCCTCACGGCGATTCCGATCAGCCGGAGCCACCATGAGCCGTCGTCCGCGGAGTTGGCTACGTCGATGGCCTGGTACTCCACGGTCGGGCTTCTGATCGGCGGATTTCTCGCGGCGGCTGACCAGGGCTTGCGCTTGTTTTTGGCGGCCGAGGTGGTGAATGTTTTGCTGATCGTGTTACTGGTGCTCATGACACGCGGGCTGCATCAAGACGGGCTGGCGGACACTTTAGATGGACTGGCCGGCGGGCGAACCGCGGCCGATCGGCTGCGCATCATGCGCGATCCGAGCGTCGGGGCACTGGGTGCGACCGGTCTCTTTCTCTCGCTGCTGTTGCGGTATGCCGGATTGCTCGCCCTCCCTCAACCGGTTCGTCTTCCCGTGCTGCTCTGTATGCCGGCGCTGGGTCGTTGGGCGATGGTCTCAGTCGCCTGGGCGTCTCCCTATGCCAGGAGCGAAGGCGGGCTAGCGGCCGCGTTTTTGACTCATCTCTCCTGGCAGCATGTGTTGCTTTCGAGTCTCGTGTTGGCCTGTGCGCTGATGGCCGGATTAGGAGTGATTGCGGCAGCGGCGACCATCGGCTTGGGAGCCTTGGTGGTGGTCGTTGTGCGGCGGGGCTGTCGGGCATGGTTCGGCGGAGTGACGGGAGATCTGCTTGGCGCCACGAATGAATTGATCGAAATTCTCTTCCTCTTGTTGATCCCTGTGTTGGTGATGGCGCGATGACCGGCGGCGAGTTGGTGTTGGCGGCGGCGCTGGATGTCGTGGCGGGAGATCCCCGTTGGTTGCCCCATCCGGTGCGGGTCATGGGTAGTCTCATTGCCTGGTACGATCACCGGGTCAGAACACTCTGCCGGAGTGATCAATCCTTACAAATCGCCGGGACCTGTCTCGCGCTGGGGTTACCGGCGGCGGTCTATGCGGCAGCCACTTGGCTGATTGCGCAGGCGGCTGCATTTTCTCCGCTACTCGGACAACTGGTCGGCATCGGCCTGGCTTACACCACACTGGCGGGCCGGGACCTCTTCGATCATGTCCAGGCAGTCAGTCGTGAGCTGCAGCAGGGGAATCTTGCCGGAGCGCGTGAGGCCGTGGCCAGGATCGTCGGCCGGGACAGCGCCACGTTGGAGGAACCGGAAATCGTGCGCGCCACGGTGGAGACGATCGCCGAAAGCACCGCCGACGGCATTATCGCGCCGCTCGTCTACCTCTCCCTTGGCGGCGCGCCGCTTGCGCTGGCCTACAAGGCGGTGAATACGCTCGACTCGATGGTGGGACACCACGATGAGCGGTATGAACATTTCGGCTGGGCCTCTGCCCGATTGGACGATC
This is a stretch of genomic DNA from Nitrospira sp.. It encodes these proteins:
- the cobT gene encoding nicotinate-nucleotide--dimethylbenzimidazole phosphoribosyltransferase, whose amino-acid sequence is MTLQEVLTRIQPVDQAIAAQTQARLDRLTKPLGSLGRLEETAVRYATITGEVKPAVPRGVVFTFAADHGVATEGVSAYPREVTPQMVLNFLRGGAGVNVLARHAGVEVRVVDIGVAYDFGSVSGLIHKKVMEGTNNLLVQSAMSRDQAVQALQVGIGLATEAAREGVGLIGTGEMGIGNTTPSAAITAVMTGQPVTEVTGRGTGIDEAGHARKVGVIEQALDRHRPNRADAIDVLAKVGGLEIAGLAGLILGAAAGRVPVVLDGFIAGAAALIAVGLQPLCRDYLIASHRSVERGHQAILEHLRLKPLLDLDLRLGEGTGACLGMSLVQASIKILTEMATFEEAGVAQREA
- a CDS encoding adenosylcobinamide-GDP ribazoletransferase produces the protein MQHKSCDDSRVSHFTHDVFRPFILAWHFLTAIPISRSHHEPSSAELATSMAWYSTVGLLIGGFLAAADQGLRLFLAAEVVNVLLIVLLVLMTRGLHQDGLADTLDGLAGGRTAADRLRIMRDPSVGALGATGLFLSLLLRYAGLLALPQPVRLPVLLCMPALGRWAMVSVAWASPYARSEGGLAAAFLTHLSWQHVLLSSLVLACALMAGLGVIAAAATIGLGALVVVVVRRGCRAWFGGVTGDLLGATNELIEILFLLLIPVLVMAR
- the cobD gene encoding cobalamin biosynthesis protein CobD; this encodes MTGGELVLAAALDVVAGDPRWLPHPVRVMGSLIAWYDHRVRTLCRSDQSLQIAGTCLALGLPAAVYAAATWLIAQAAAFSPLLGQLVGIGLAYTTLAGRDLFDHVQAVSRELQQGNLAGAREAVARIVGRDSATLEEPEIVRATVETIAESTADGIIAPLVYLSLGGAPLALAYKAVNTLDSMVGHHDERYEHFGWASARLDDLMNWVPARLTGGFIALASGLATAQWHRVQDSWYILHRDGDKHPSPNSGMPEAAMAGGLGVQLGGRNYYDGVAHEGELIGDAGTALTPGHIDQATRIMVVAAGLGLFFALLSLWVS